The genomic segment GCTGATAAAGGGGGGGATCCGGAGGAATACCCCCTGGGCGGGCGAACCCGGATCAAGCTGGTGAACAATCATCTGGATTATGCGCTGACCTGGTTCGGGTTGGCAGCGGTGCTGCTGATTATTTATCTGGTCTATCATGTTCGTTTAAGACGGGACGAGGGGACACAGGAATAACTTGCATCGTCAAGGCAAGATGCTAGTCTTGCCCGCGCAAAATGTATGAGTCGCTCATCATCTACAGCCTGAAAATAAAGGACGCATAAGGTGAAATATGTCAGTACACGCGGGGAAGCGCCGTCCCTGGGATTTGAAGAAGTTCTGCTGACCGGTCTGGCCCGGGACGGGGGCCTGTATCTGCCGGAAAGCTGGCCGCAATTGAGCCGGGAGGATATTGCTTCCTTTGCCGGGCTGAGTTATCAAGAGACGGCCTTTCGGGTGATGAAACCCTATGTATGTCCGGAAATATCCGAAGACGATTTTGCCGACCTCATTGACAACGCATACGCCACCTTCCGGCATAAGGCGGTCACGCCGCTTTCCCAGTTAGACAGCAATGAATGGATCCTGGAGCTGTTTCACGGACCAACGCTGGCGTTCAAGGATGTGGCGTTACAGCTCTTGGGACATTTGTTCGACCATGTGCTGACCCGTCAGGGACGCAGGATCACCATTGTGGGGGCCACCTCCGGCGATACGGGATCGGCCGCTATAGACTGCGTGCGGGATCGGGGCTGTGCGGAAATTTTCATGCTGCATCCCAAGGGCCGGGTGTCCGAGGTCCAGCGGCGGCAGATGACCACCGTGCAAAGCGCCAATGTGCACAATATTGCTGTGGAGGGGACCTTTGACGACTGTCAGGCGCTGGTCAAGGCCATGTTTAATGATCTTGCCTTCCGGGACGAGATCGCGCTGTCTGCCGTCAACAGCATCAACTGGGCCCGGGTGATGGCGCAGATCGTCTATTATTTTACTTCGGCTGTCGCGCTTGGCGCTCCGGCACGGCCTATTTCCTATAGCGTGCCGACCGGTAATTTTGGTGATGTCTATGCGGGATATGTGGCGCGGTGCATGGGACTTCCTATTGAACAGCTGGTGGTGGCGACCAATATAAATGATATTCTGGCCCGCAGTTTGACCAGCGGGGATTATACGGTGGGCACGGTACAACCGACCATCAGCCCCAGCATGGACATTCAGGTGTCCAGCAATTTTGAAAGGCTGCTGTATAATCTTTATGACGGGCAGGCGGCGGAAATCCGCCGGCTTATGGAAAACCTGAAACAGGCGGGCAGTTTCACCATCGACGGGCCACAGCTGGAAAAGGCACAGGCTCTTTTTGAGGCCTGTCGTGTAAGTGAAGAAGACACTCGCGCCACCATTCGCGAGGTCTATGACGAGACGGAAATCCTGCTGGACCCGCATACGGCAGTGGGGGTTTGCGCGGCCCGCAGCAAGCGCCGCCGGGCTGAAACGCCGATGGTGACTTTAAGCACGGCGCATCCGGCCAAATTCCCGGATGCCGTGGAGGCGGTTACCGGCAAACATCCGGCATTGCCGGATCATATGGCGGATCTGTTTTCGCGCCCGGAAAAATATGACAGCCTGCCCAATGACCTGGGCGTGATACAGGCCTATATACGTGATACGTTGAAATAAAAACACGTTGAAATAAAAAGTGACGGAAAAATCTGACGAACGCGAATGACAGTACGGACTTCGACCCTGGATAACGGCTTGCGTGTTGTGAGTGACAGTATGCCGCATGTGGAAACCGTGACGGTGGGGGTCTGGAACGATGTGGGCAGCCGCCACGAAAACCGGGAACAGAACGGGCTGAGCCATATGCTGGAACATATGGCCTTCAAG from the Luteithermobacter gelatinilyticus genome contains:
- the thrC gene encoding threonine synthase, whose product is MKYVSTRGEAPSLGFEEVLLTGLARDGGLYLPESWPQLSREDIASFAGLSYQETAFRVMKPYVCPEISEDDFADLIDNAYATFRHKAVTPLSQLDSNEWILELFHGPTLAFKDVALQLLGHLFDHVLTRQGRRITIVGATSGDTGSAAIDCVRDRGCAEIFMLHPKGRVSEVQRRQMTTVQSANVHNIAVEGTFDDCQALVKAMFNDLAFRDEIALSAVNSINWARVMAQIVYYFTSAVALGAPARPISYSVPTGNFGDVYAGYVARCMGLPIEQLVVATNINDILARSLTSGDYTVGTVQPTISPSMDIQVSSNFERLLYNLYDGQAAEIRRLMENLKQAGSFTIDGPQLEKAQALFEACRVSEEDTRATIREVYDETEILLDPHTAVGVCAARSKRRRAETPMVTLSTAHPAKFPDAVEAVTGKHPALPDHMADLFSRPEKYDSLPNDLGVIQAYIRDTLK